The window ctaaccctaaaccctaaccctaacccctaaccctaaggtttttggggggtttgtaaggggaatcataatcatttataagggcagttatcggcagaggttgacaggtatgccaatGCCGGCTTTcccgttcaaatggattggactggTAAAGATGAGGAAACGGTTTTAATTTTGCTTTGGATGGATTCCATTTATTGGATTGATTGGCCCCGAGATTGTCTCCGGAagccgtccaattcatttgaagaagGAAGGCCGGGGTGGCGGACCGTCTGCTCTCTACCTCTGCACTTGGGAGGCGGCGTCCAGCTGCCGTTCTCCAAACAGCGGCTCCGTCCGACGCCCTCCATGGCGTAGCCGGCGAAACACGAGTACGCGGCCACGTCTCCGAACTGGAACACCGCCCCCCGCACCACCCCGTGGGCCACGTGGAGGGGGGGACCGCAGGAGACCCCTGCACAACAGCCCAGACGGAACGACCCGCCGGTTACTTAGTAGCTACCGGATCGCGGCGTTAGATTGATGTCCAATCGTATGGCAGAACTAGCTTAAAACTCTTTGAGTCGTTGACTAGAAGACGTCCTAtccgtttgaagcgggagggcgGCAGCCACTACCATTTCAGAAGACGCCTAGCGAGTTCAAATGGATAAGAAGTTCCTCCTCCGGCCAAGACGCGCCATCCCGCCAAATTTAACCATGCTACGATTGACAGTcgggattggatgtctgtcaatTGGTCTCCGTCTCTCGGGAAATATTAAGCGGCGTGCGCTATGGGAGGAATACAAAGTCCCTGGCCGCACTTGAGCGAGACCAGAGGGTTGGCGGACAATGGTTGCTATGGAAGCGGATAATTGGAGTGGCAGCCTCCATGGCTCGGGATCAAAAGCTCTGAGAGGGAACATGAAGGGGGGGCGCTAGATCTGATGCGGGAACTGACGAATAGCCAAACAATGGCTGAAGCTTCAGTGACCCCGGGGCCGTGTGGCGTTCGCGGCGGTTCGacccggggaaaaaaaatctgtacgtACTCTCGCATACGGCACTGAGGGGGGTCCAGgtctggtccggcccacatgtgACGCTTCCGCCACCTGGCGCTTGCTGGCCTTTAGGGCAGCCGACCCGCACCGACTGACCCACGTAGAATCTCCGGGCCTCGGTCCTGCCGTCCCTCCAGCCCGGAGGGGCGGGACACGTTTTGGCTGGAACAAATAAGCAATGGATTGACTGCAGACACGATTTTGGACATAATTACGATAAAAAAGGGACCGAAAAATGAAACCCGATGCTAATTAGTCtcattgtttttacaaaatCCTCATTTTAAGCATCCATTTCTACCGGGAATTCTTACCTTGGCACGTGGGGAAGGCGGAGCTCCACCTGTTGCCTCCCATACACATCACCAGGGCGTCGCCCACCAGGGCGTAGCCTTCGTCGCAGGTGAAAGCCACAGCGCGCCCGGTGGCCAGGTTGTGTTCTTGCACCCTGCCGTGCTCCACCGGCCCGGGGCTTTCGCACCCTTGGGAAACTTGAGGGTGGGAACGCGGGATGAGCCACGAAACCGGCGTTGGCGAAGGGACGGACGCTAGCGCTTACCTTCACAGTAAGGCACGGGCAGGCTCCAGGTGGCGTTGGCCAGGCAGACTAGCGTCGCCGGGCCAACTAGCCGCGTGCCGGCATGGCAAGAGTAGCTGGCATTGCGCGGGTACGTCCCCCCCGTTACCTGCACCGTTGCGTTGTCGACTACGGGGGGAGACCCGCAGGACTGTGCTAGGGAGATGACGCAGGCCCGAATCAACAAAGCGTTGGGGGACACGGCTTGGTCTTCTGGCTGGACAGACTTACCAAGACACAACGGCCGAGTGCCGCTCCAGGTTCTGTCCGCCTGGCAGGTCTGGACAGAGTCCCCCTGCGGGACACACATTTCAAGTCTTAACTTTGAAGTCTTCCCCTGGCCAAAATGAGTTTACCCCTGGTGGACATCTATCTGACATGGCGTTTCTGGCATCTCTGACTCGTGTCATTCCCCAACGTGTCTCGTCGAAACTCGCTTGTTTTCTGGCCCAAAAACCTCGACTTCTTCCTGTTCAGTCTTATGAAATATTAACACTTTGGGTGTCCATTAACCACCTTTATCTTCACAGCTTTGAATCATTTCCTGCTGCAAAAGCCGCACTTTCAAAGGATCAATAGAGCACAACGGCCTTATCAGATTCCCGCGGTTAGTATCCGGGAAATCACGTGACTTTGCGTAATGTAGGGCTCGCGCTCTCGAAAAGGATGCCAACCCCTGGTGTAATTGGAGTCTCGGCCCGATGCCGGCAGGGTGGAAAGTGAAAGTGCTTAGGCTTGAAATTTCCCCACAAAAGACCCGTACTCGTCACAAACCTGAATATCAAAGCCAGGCAGGCAGGAATAGATCACAAAGTCCCCGTAGTTGTAGCTGTCGCCCTCTCGGATGCCATTTGGAAGAGGAGGGGGCTTTTCGCAAACCACCGGCTCGCATGAAACCGACGCGATGCTCGGAGACCAGTTTCCACCCGGCTtgggacaaaaagaaaaccacacGTCTCGGATTCGGGCAACTCTAGAAGTCGGACCGTATCTTTACATACCTGACACTCGGCCACCGCGGAGCCTTGCAGGTAGAATCCGGCGGGGCAGGAGAAGGTGACCGTGCCCCCGACGGGGGTCGGCCCCGTCACGGCGATGGACAGGTGAGGGACGGAGTGATTGAAGGGGGGCGCGCAGGGCAAGGGGCGGCAACGAACACCGTGCTTGGACCAAGTGCCGTCGGCGAGGCAGGAGAGAGTCGCCGTTTGCGTCGCCAGCTCGAAGCCGTCGTCGCATCTGGAAGGCCGGCGTCAAGAGGATTAGTCCCAAGTCCGAGACATTTAAACGCGGCGTTGGCGGTGACTTACCTGTACACAACCTGGTTTGGGAAGGTGTAAACTTCTCCCTCTACACGGGAGTTGGCGAAAGCAGGAGGTTTTCCACAGCTCACGGGGTCGCAGCTGATCCTCGGCTCCGCCCACCTGCCATCTCTCCCGCAGGAGAGGTGCGGGTACCCCCTCGCTCGGTAGCCGGGCCTGCACCTGTACACGACGGTGTCCGGGAAGGTGGAGCTGCCGCCTTGCAGGACGCTATTTGGAATGGCGGGCGGGGCGACGGAGCACCTCCCGCGGCTGCACACCGGTATCCCGGGGCTCCACAGCCCTCCCTTGTCGCACGTGGCCTGAGCCGGACCGAGCAGTTTGTATCCGTCGTCGCACTGGAAGTGGACTCGGTCTCCGCAGGCGCGGTCGCGTCCGAGAACCGCCCCGAATTTCAAAAGTGGGGCGGCGCAGACGCAAGGTCGACACTGGGGCACGGCGCCAATCCAGAGGCCTTGGGCCGAGCACCGTAGCACGGGGTCCCCGACGACCGTGTAACCCTCGAAGCAGACGTACTCCACGATGTCATCGTAGTTGAAACCGGAGCCGTTGACGAAGCCGTGGCCGATGTCCTCGGGCGGGTCGCAGGCGACTACCTCGCAGCGCGGCGCCGGTTCGTCCCAGAGTCCGTCGGACCGACAGCGGCGTGTCGGGTCACCGACGAGGGCGTAGCCTTCCTCGCATTCGTACTTCAGCTCGCTGTCCAAGCCGAATTCCGAGCCCAGTATTCGCCCGTGGGGAATCGAAGGGGGCTTCTCACATTGAGCGGGTACGCAGTTGAGAGAGCCGTGACTCCAGGTTCCGTCGGCCTGGCAGACGCTGACGGACTTCCCTTGAACGAGGAAACCTGGCTTACAGCGGAGTTCGATCTCCTGGCTGTAGGAAAAGTCTTTGCCTTGGAATGTGATGTCGACGGGGATCTTGGGAGGACCGCACCACACCAACTCGCAGCGAGGTTTGTCTGCGGTCCATTTCCCGTCAGCCTGACAAGTAATACTGTCGGCGCCCTTCGGGACAAACCCCGGTTTACATTCGTAGCGCAGGACTTCGGGGTACACGAAGGCACCTCCGTGAGCGGTGGCATTGGCTACAGGCCCCGGGTCCCCGCAGGAAACGGCACGACAGGTGGGGGCTCGGTTGGTCCAGAGTTGACCCGATAAGCACTGCCGGACCGCTTCGCCCTCCAGCTCGTACCCTTCCTCACAAGTGTACGTGACCATACTGCCGAGGGACGTGTCCGTCACGTTGACCCGTCCGTGCTCGGGCGTCGGGGGCGTCACGCACTCGGCCGGGACGCAGGAGGGGGCCGTCCCGTTCCAGCTCCCGTCTTCCCGACATGCCAACCTGGTGGGGCTGGTGAGGTCGTAACCTTTGTTGCACCGGTACTCAATCGTGGTCCCGTGGAGGAAACTCAGATCTCTAGAGGGGGCTTCCCCGAGTTCCGCGGCCCGGACATAGTCGCCAAAGTCAATGTGGGGGGGCAGGCCGCAATCGGAGGGTACGCAGAGAGGAACGGCGCTGGACCAGCCAAACTCCTCGCACGTGAGGTGGTCCTGGCCAACCAGATGGAAGCCGGGGAAACAGCTGTAGAATATGGTGACGCCAAAGCCGTGATCCTGACCCTCCACGAAACCATTTTCGATGGCCCGGGGAGGGGTGCAGGATATTTCGACGCAAACGGAAGGCGGGTCGCTCCATTCTCCGTTTGCTCCGCACTTAAGAGTCTCTGGGCCTTGAAGGCGGAAACCGCGACGGCAAGAGTAGGTGGCACTGTGACCAAACTGTAGTTTGGTGAACGTGACTTTCCCGTTGGCAATCTGTTTCGGAGGCCAGCATTCGATGGGGCGACAAGAAGGCACCCCTCCGATCCAGAGTCCCTTTTCGCCGCACAGGATGGTGGCGTTCCCCGCCAAGTTAAATCCGGTCTTGCAGCTATATAGCGCCTTGCTGAGGTACATCAGACCTTGGACGTCGACGATGCCATTGGAGATCTCCACGGGCTGAGGACATTCGACGGGAATGCACTCGGGGTACGGACTGCTCCACTCGCCGTTGGATAGACAGGTCACTGAATCCTCCTTTCGTAAAGTGAAGCCGTCCACGCATTTGTAGGGAGCCACAGAGTTGAATAGAAAGGGGGGAGAAGGTGAGGAAGGACCGCCAAACGCCACGTCGGGCAGAGGACCGCATTGGACCCGCTTGCACAACGGAAAGCTGCCATTCCACTCCCGGGAAGGCAAGCAACGCAGAATCTGGGGGCCCTCTAGCACGTACCCGTCCCGGCAGGACAATTCCACCCTTCCCGATTCAGAGTCCAAGCCTTTCAGAACCAGGTGGTTCTCCTCCAGGCGGGGCTCCGGACAGCGCACGGGCGAGCAGCGAGGACGCCTGGACTTGTCCCAGCGTCCGTACTTGAGGCAGGTCCAGACGGCGTCTCCGATCAGCTCGTAGCCGTCTTCGCAGAAGTACTCGGCTTTCCGACCCACCTGGAAGTCCGAGCCCCTGAATCCCCCGTGCGCTATGTTGGGAGGCGGGTCGCAGGTCAAGAGGACGCACGTGGGGAGCTCGTTGTCGGACCACTGGCGGTTGGCCTGGCAAACTCTCTCCGCAAGGCCCACCAGTCTGTAGCCGGCGTTGCAGGCGTAGATCACCTTGCTGTTAAAGCTGTTGCGACTCCGAACCTTTTGAGAAGAAATAAGAAAGAATTAACCTGCTGTAACAGATTGGATGCCGTTTACCTTCAATGGGCGTGTCCAATGTTGCTAATAGACCAATACGACCACCGCAACGTACGCTCACCTGAATGTATCCATTCTTGAGCGGCGGCGCTACGGAGCAGGACACGGGAACGCAGGTGGGCAAAACTCCGCCCCACTTGCCGTCCGCTTTGCAGGTCCGCCTCTTTTCCCCACGTATAACGAAGCCCTTGTCGCAGCTGTACGCCACGACGGCGCCGAAGCTGTAGTCGTTTCCGCTCACGTAGCCCCGGTCGACGGATTCCGGCTTAGAGCACCTCAAGGGCGCGCAGCTGATATCCTGGGGGCGGGGCTGCCACTCCCCTCCCACCAGGCACCGCAGCGTCGCCGTGGCGTTGAGCACGAAGCCCTCCTCGCATTTGTAGCTTACTTCCGTTCCGCTGGAGTATTTGGGTTTGCCCGGCGTGTCTAAAATGGCATGGGGGAGTGGCGGCGGACGAAGGCAGAAGTCGGCGACGCAGCGAGGCGCCTCCATTCCATCGGGGGATGCCCAGACGCCCTGCGCGTTGCAGACCATCTTGGAGTTGTTGCCCGCCGTGTAGCCGTCGGTGCAGTAATAATCGGCGGTGTCGCCAAAAAGTTGGTGGTTCACGAAGGGCTCCGCGTGGTCGATGGAAGGCGGGGGTCCGCAGGAGTGGGGCACGCACTGGGCAGAGCTGTCGCTCCATTGGCCGCTGGGTAGACACTCCCTGGTCTCGGAACCAATCATGGTGTAGCTGTCAAGGAGGAAGATGAGCGTTGTTTTGGAATACGGCACAGCTAGCACAAGGCTACGTAGCCTCCGAGAAACCGTATGATTTACCCTTCCTTGCAGATGTAGAGCACCTTGCTCCCCAGTTCGTAGTTCTCTCCTCGGATCACGGCGTCTCGCAGAGCTGGAGGGTCACCGCACAGGACGTTGACGCATCGGGGGTAGGGACGGCTCCACTCCCCCGTCTCCTCGCAAACCACTTCCGTGGGGCCCTGCGATCTTTGCGAAAAGAAACCACTTGCAATGACATCGCTCGCGGGGCCAAGACTTCCAGACTACATCTAGCGCTTCTCCATACCTGTAGCCCTCTCCGCAGGAGTACAAGGCTTTGGACAGGTACGTGTTCGTCGTTAGTGTGTAGTAGCCGTTCCGTACAATGGGGGGTCCCCCGCAGGTCACGGGATGGCAAACGGGTGGCGTCCCGCTCCATGTCAGACTAGAGAGACACTGGAACTCGTAGGGGATTTGAGGAAGGTAACCCTTCATGCAGCTGCAAGCAGAGGTGAGATACGCCCGTCAACGTGACATCACGGCCTTGGCGATTTCAGGAAAAACAATGCTGCATCGATGGGATTCTATGCTCAAATGTCGGGAGAAATTGGGTTTGGCGTTTCAGGGTACCTGAAAGTCACCTTGCTTCCGTGGGTGAAGTTGCTTCCGTTTAAAATGGAGTTGTCTGGAACGGGTGGTGCTGGGCAAGAGAGAGCTGTTGGGCAAAAACGTAGAAAACTGTAATAGACGTATGCCTCTGCTATTATTCATTAAAGTAGCAGATCTGTCATTAAAATTGACccaaccacacaaaatgacgcggatCACCTTTGCAGTACGGAACTTGGTTGTCCCAGCTTCCTGTCTCCAGGCACTGCAGTTGAGCCGTGCCGATTAACTCGTAGCCAATTTCGCAGTGGTAATTGACTTTACTCCCCATGAGCAAGCTGCTGCCATCTCTTCGGCCGAAGTCAGGGTCCCCGGGGGGGTCACACTTGACCGGCTCTACTCGGACAACCGCGATAGCGCTTAGACATCCATTTCATTTACACGCCGATGACGGTCAATGAGTTGCGCGTGTACCTGTGCAGTTCTTTCCGTCTCCACTGTACGGGGGGATACATGTGCACGTGTAAGAGCCGTCAGTGTTCCGGCAACTGGCGCGAGTGTCGCAGTCCGATCCCAGGGAGCACTCGTCCACATCTGGAAAAGAGATGCAACTTGACGGCGCTTCCGTCCACGGCGACTCGAAGCGAGCTGACGTGAAGTACCGAGGCAGGCCGGTGGATTTCCGCCCCACTTGCCGCCATTGGAGCAGTGCACCTTGGCGTCTCCCAGCAGGTAAAAGCCGGGGTGGCAACGGTAGACCGCCGAGCCGCCGGCGTGGAAGTCGTCGCCCTGAAAGTCGCCGTTAAGCAGGGGTCGGGGAGGCCCGCAGGACACCCCTGTTCCGCGCGAGGGACAAGATACGAACGGATCATATCGTGGATACTGTAAATGGTGCATGCAAAGGTTTCGGATCATGTCAAAGACCAAAGACGGTGGTGTCTTTACGTTGGCAACTGGCAAGAGGGTGATTCCACTCTCCCTGATTTTGGCACTGGAGAACCGGCTCCCCCACCAGGTAAAAGCCAGGGTCGCATGACAGCTGAACCTGAGACCCAGGACTCACTTCCAGGTTTGAGGCGTGGAGGTGAGGCACGGCGTGGTCCAGCTGTGGGCagtctgagaaaaaaaacacctctccGTTCTAACCGATGGCCATTGCCGCAAGCCGGCCTACGCCCCACCCACTTACCGGCGCAGAAAACGCTGCTGTAGTCGACTTTAACTCGCCCGAGACCTCCATTGAGAAAGTCGGGCCAAGCGAGAACGTTTCCTCTGTGAGTGACGTGGGAGGCGGGGCAACTACTGGCGAGGACCTTGATCTACGGAATTGGAATTAGAGCGGTGTCATGTTGCGGGGTTAGTTTTGTACTTGTACCTGTTGGGGCGTGAGGACACGATCCCAGATGTTGAGCTGGCTGATGGAGCCGACGAAAGAT is drawn from Stigmatopora argus isolate UIUO_Sarg chromosome 20, RoL_Sarg_1.0, whole genome shotgun sequence and contains these coding sequences:
- the svep1 gene encoding sushi, von Willebrand factor type A, EGF and pentraxin domain-containing protein 1 isoform X2; translation: MLRQRSSLRWTCCLLLLCVLDGLAAVPDRPREPSPDRPREPSPPRAGDLSESAERKVARLGAAFKRNVRQLRDKSARLDLVFLVDESSSVGAGNFGSELRFVRKMLSDFPVAAEKTRVALVTFSSKNHVMTRVDHITAPRPHHHKCSLFNKEIPSITYRGGGTYTKGAFQRAAQILRHSRANASKAIFLITDGYSNGGDPRPVAAALRERGVEIFTLGIWQGNIRELHDMASHPKEQHCYLLHDFAEFEALARRALHEDLPTGGYVQDDPSQCRSLCEAGRDCCDAMASCKCGTHTGRYDCVCEKGYYGKGLQHECTVCPAGTYKPEGTPGGPATCLPCPDRQHTSRPGSTSPDDCVCKAGYRQAGSACQAVHCAPLSAPENGFFIHNVCNNHYDAACGVKCLPGFDLSGTGIRLCRADGAWSGSPASCQPRSCPPLPDPPHGTLKCSRGGGGGPSYGAECKVDCHRGHRVEGEPTVTCLANSQWSGPLPRCVEARCPPMGPPENVLVSPPTCAKRAASPGSVCALTCRRGYALQGNRRAVCLGSGNWTANVYKAVCEDVEPPSIRCPESIVAATDDRRNTAHVTWDAPDASDNSKDKVSVQVKPVYAPPQLLPIGTETITYLAADRSGNRANCSFTVTVIDTESPVIDRCRSPPTLRASDVETAVAWEEPQFSDNSGGRLSVTASHSPGSLFPVGETLVQYTASDAAGNSRTCNLTVTVRDTTCQQPYVPINGEFVCSEEAEGVNCTLRCKPGYSFTRDAVHSYFCANDGLWEPPYSPDRPDCSVNRVANNGLKPFEMLFKASRCDDADLVQTFTGELESKLGSMLPNICSGEDVTCKVEVTPQGDCLEYNYDYENGFAIGPAGWDSPTGQDYTYFESGFAPGARQPIASQQGRPRSKRHRRIRGPTRDQKIQIFFNITASVPLPLSRNDSLEVANQRRLLRTLELLTNRLKRTLARQPLSSFHLSSEMIVADTKSLESRKASLFCRPGSVLKGRMCVQCPVGTYFSLEYHECESCGLGSYQDLEGQLECKSCPDGTSTAYLHSRNVAECKGQCKPGSNSANGLEMCESCPLGHFQPAYGARECLACPDRTSTVTRGAVDQVECGVPCSAGHFSRTGLVPCYACPRDYYQPDHGRSYCLSCPFYGTTTVTGATTIQHCSSFGSSFLPKEESVTAAPEVEVIEDYQASSQVFHECFLNPCQNKGTCEEVGAGYVCTCMPGFTGAKCEVDINECDPDQCRNGGLCKDGMGEFQCQCKSGYLGSLCEVEVNECLSSPCLNEGVCVDEVDRFTCSCDGGFTGSRCELEIDECTSDPCQNGGVCEDLTGSYACDCAAGYSGDRCEVEVDECASAPCLNGASCLDGINDFRCECAKGFRGPFCEVDVDECDPNPCENGASCLDGLGSYTCRCLPGFNGTRCETEMSTAFNLDFEVSGIHGYVLMDGVMPALTEITCTFWMRSSDTTNYGTPISYAVEGSDNAFLLIDYNGWVLYVNGKERITDCPAVNTGSWYHIGVSWRSWDGEWRIYINGNPSDGGEGLSVGTSIPGGGALVLGQDQDQRGDGFNPVESFVGSISQLNIWDRVLTPQQIKVLASSCPASHVTHRGNVLAWPDFLNGGLGRVKVDYSSVFCADCPQLDHAVPHLHASNLEVSPGSQVQLSCDPGFYLVGEPVLQCQNQGEWNHPLASCQRVSCGPPRPLLNGDFQGDDFHAGGSAVYRCHPGFYLLGDAKVHCSNGGKWGGNPPACLDVDECSLGSDCDTRASCRNTDGSYTCTCIPPYSGDGKNCTEPVKCDPPGDPDFGRRDGSSLLMGSKVNYHCEIGYELIGTAQLQCLETGSWDNQVPYCKALSCPAPPVPDNSILNGSNFTHGSKVTFSCMKGYLPQIPYEFQCLSSLTWSGTPPVCHPVTCGGPPIVRNGYYTLTTNTYLSKALYSCGEGYRSQGPTEVVCEETGEWSRPYPRCVNVLCGDPPALRDAVIRGENYELGSKVLYICKEGYTMIGSETRECLPSGQWSDSSAQCVPHSCGPPPSIDHAEPFVNHQLFGDTADYYCTDGYTAGNNSKMVCNAQGVWASPDGMEAPRCVADFCLRPPPLPHAILDTPGKPKYSSGTEVSYKCEEGFVLNATATLRCLVGGEWQPRPQDISCAPLRCSKPESVDRGYVSGNDYSFGAVVAYSCDKGFVIRGEKRRTCKADGKWGGVLPTCVPVSCSVAPPLKNGYIQVRSRNSFNSKVIYACNAGYRLVGLAERVCQANRQWSDNELPTCVLLTCDPPPNIAHGGFRGSDFQVGRKAEYFCEDGYELIGDAVWTCLKYGRWDKSRRPRCSPVRCPEPRLEENHLVLKGLDSESGRVELSCRDGYVLEGPQILRCLPSREWNGSFPLCKRVQCGPLPDVAFGGPSSPSPPFLFNSVAPYKCVDGFTLRKEDSVTCLSNGEWSSPYPECIPVECPQPVEISNGIVDVQGLMYLSKALYSCKTGFNLAGNATILCGEKGLWIGGVPSCRPIECWPPKQIANGKVTFTKLQFGHSATYSCRRGFRLQGPETLKCGANGEWSDPPSVCVEISCTPPRAIENGFVEGQDHGFGVTIFYSCFPGFHLVGQDHLTCEEFGWSSAVPLCVPSDCGLPPHIDFGDYVRAAELGEAPSRDLSFLHGTTIEYRCNKGYDLTSPTRLACREDGSWNGTAPSCVPAECVTPPTPEHGRVNVTDTSLGSMVTYTCEEGYELEGEAVRQCLSGQLWTNRAPTCRAVSCGDPGPVANATAHGGAFVYPEVLRYECKPGFVPKGADSITCQADGKWTADKPRCELVWCGPPKIPVDITFQGKDFSYSQEIELRCKPGFLVQGKSVSVCQADGTWSHGSLNCVPAQCEKPPSIPHGRILGSEFGLDSELKYECEEGYALVGDPTRRCRSDGLWDEPAPRCEVVACDPPEDIGHGFVNGSGFNYDDIVEYVCFEGYTVVGDPVLRCSAQGLWIGAVPQCRPCVCAAPLLKFGAVLGRDRACGDRVHFQCDDGYKLLGPAQATCDKGGLWSPGIPVCSRGRCSVAPPAIPNSVLQGGSSTFPDTVVYRCRPGYRARGYPHLSCGRDGRWAEPRISCDPVSCGKPPAFANSRVEGEVYTFPNQVVYRCDDGFELATQTATLSCLADGTWSKHGVRCRPLPCAPPFNHSVPHLSIAVTGPTPVGGTVTFSCPAGFYLQGSAVAECQPGGNWSPSIASVSCEPVVCEKPPPLPNGIREGDSYNYGDFVIYSCLPGFDIQGDSVQTCQADRTWSGTRPLCLAQSCGSPPVVDNATVQVTGGTYPRNASYSCHAGTRLVGPATLVCLANATWSLPVPYCEVSQGCESPGPVEHGRVQEHNLATGRAVAFTCDEGYALVGDALVMCMGGNRWSSAFPTCQAKTCPAPPGWRDGRTEARRFYVGQSVRVGCPKGQQAPGGGSVTCGPDQTWTPLSAVCETVCWLACQNGGVCRRPHTCACPEGWMGRLCEEPICILPCLNGGRCVAPYRCDCPKGWTGTRCHAAVCSSPCQNGGRCVRPNRCHCSPGWGGHNCSRKRRSGYYHF
- the svep1 gene encoding sushi, von Willebrand factor type A, EGF and pentraxin domain-containing protein 1 isoform X3, with translation MLRQRSSLRWTCCLLLLCVLDGLAAVPDRPREPSPDRPREPSPPRAGDLSESAERKVARLGAAFKRNVRQLRDKSARLDLVFLVDESSSVGAGNFGSELRFVRKMLSDFPVAAEKTRVALVTFSSKNHVMTRVDHITAPRPHHHKCSLFNKEIPSITYRGGGTYTKGAFQRAAQILRHSRANASKAIFLITDGYSNGGDPRPVAAALRERGVEIFTLGIWQGNIRELHDMASHPKEQHCYLLHDFAEFEALARRALHEDLPTGGYVQDDPSQCRSLCEAGRDCCDAMASCKCGTHTGRYDCVCEKGYYGKGLQHECTVCPAGTYKPEGTPGGPATCLPCPDRQHTSRPGSTSPDDCVCKAGYRQAGSACQAVHCAPLSAPENGFFIHNVCNNHYDAACGVKCLPGFDLSGTGIRLCRADGAWSGSPASCQPRSCPPLPDPPHGTLKCSRGGGGGPSYGAECKVDCHRGHRVEGEPTVTCLANSQWSGPLPRCVEARCPPMGPPENVLVSPPTCAKRAASPGSVCALTCRRGYALQGNRRAVCLGSGNWTANVYKAVCEDVEPPSIRCPESIVAATDDRRNTAHVTWDAPDASDNSKDKVSVQVKPVYAPPQLLPIGTETITYLAADRSGNRANCSFTVTVIDTESPVIDRCRSPPTLRASDVETAVAWEEPQFSDNSGGRLSVTASHSPGSLFPVGETLVQYTASDAAGNSRTCNLTVTVRDTTCQQPYVPINGEFVCSEEAEGVNCTLRCKPGYSFTRDAVHSYFCANDGLWEPPYSPDRPDCSVNRVANNGLKPFEMLFKASRCDDADLVQTFTGELESKLGSMLPNICSGEDVTCKVEVTPQGDCLEYNYDYENGFAIGPAGWDSPTGQDYTYFESGFAPGARQPIASQQGRPRSKRHRRIRGPTRDQKIQIFFNITASVPLPLSRNDSLEVANQRRLLRTLELLTNRLKRTLARQPLSSFHLSSEMIVADTKSLESRKASLFCRPGSVLKGRMCVQCPVGTYFSLEYHECESCGLGSYQDLEGQLECKSCPDGTSTAYLHSRNVAECKGQCKPGSNSANGLEMCESCPLGHFQPAYGARECLACPDRTSTVTRGAVDQVECGVPCSAGHFSRTGLVPCYACPRDYYQPDHGRSYCLSCPFYGTTTVTGATTIQHCSSFGSSFLPKEESVTAAPEVEVIEDYQASSQVFHECFLNPCQNKGTCEEVGAGYVCTCMPGFTGAKCEVDINECDPDQCRNGGLCKDGMGEFQCQCKSGYLGSLCEVEVNECLSSPCLNEGVCVDEVDRFTCSCDGGFTGSRCELEIDECTSDPCQNGGVCEDLTGSYACDCAAGYSGDRCEVEVDECASAPCLNGASCLDGINDFRCECAKGFRGPFCEVDVDECDPNPCENGASCLDGLGSYTCRCLPGFNGTRCETEMSTAFNLDFEVSGIHGYVLMDGVMPALTEITCTFWMRSSDTTNYGTPISYAVEGSDNAFLLIDYNGWVLYVNGKERITDCPAVNTGSWYHIGVSWRSWDGEWRIYINGNPSDGGEGLSVGTSIPGGGALVLGQDQDQRGDGFNPVESFVGSISQLNIWDRVLTPQQIKVLASSCPASHVTHRGNVLAWPDFLNGGLGRVKVDYSSVFCADCPQLDHAVPHLHASNLEVSPGSQVQLSCDPGFYLVGEPVLQCQNQGEWNHPLASCQRVSCGPPRPLLNGDFQGDDFHAGGSAVYRCHPGFYLLGDAKVHCSNGGKWGGNPPACLDVDECSLGSDCDTRASCRNTDGSYTCTCIPPYSGDGKNCTEPVKCDPPGDPDFGRRDGSSLLMGSKVNYHCEIGYELIGTAQLQCLETGSWDNQVPYCKALSCPAPPVPDNSILNGSNFTHGSKVTFSCMKGYLPQIPYEFQCLSSLTWSGTPPVCHPVTCGGPPIVRNGYYTLTTNTYLSKALYSCGEGYRSQGPTEVVCEETGEWSRPYPRCVNVLCGDPPALRDAVIRGENYELGSKVLYICKEGYTMIGSETRECLPSGQWSDSSAQCVPHSCGPPPSIDHAEPFVNHQLFGDTADYYCTDGYTAGNNSKMVCNAQGVWASPDGMEAPRCVADFCLRPPPLPHAILDTPGKPKYSSGTEVSYKCEEGFVLNATATLRCLVGGEWQPRPQDISCAPLRCSKPESVDRGYVSGNDYSFGAVVAYSCDKGFVIRGEKRRTCKADGKWGGVLPTCVPVSCSVAPPLKNGYIQVRSRNSFNSKVIYACNAGYRLVGLAERVCQANRQWSDNELPTCVLLTCDPPPNIAHGGFRGSDFQVGRKAEYFCEDGYELIGDAVWTCLKYGRWDKSRRPRCSPVRCPEPRLEENHLVLKGLDSESGRVELSCRDGYVLEGPQILRCLPSREWNGSFPLCKRVQCGPLPDVAFGGPSSPSPPFLFNSVAPYKCVDGFTLRKEDSVTCLSNGEWSSPYPECIPVECPQPVEISNGIVDVQGLMYLSKALYSCKTGFNLAGNATILCGEKGLWIGGVPSCRPIECWPPKQIANGKVTFTKLQFGHSATYSCRRGFRLQGPETLKCGANGEWSDPPSVCVEISCTPPRAIENGFVEGQDHGFGVTIFYSCFPGFHLVGQDHLTCEEFGWSSAVPLCVPSDCGLPPHIDFGDYVRAAELGEAPSRDLSFLHGTTIEYRCNKGYDLTSPTRLACREDGSWNGTAPSCVPAECVTPPTPEHGRVNVTDTSLGSMVTYTCEEGYELEGEAVRQCLSGQLWTNRAPTCRAVSCGDPGPVANATAHGGAFVYPEVLRYECKPGFVPKGADSITCQADGKWTADKPRCELVWCGPPKIPVDITFQGKDFSYSQEIELRCKPGFLVQGKSVSVCQADGTWSHGSLNCVPAQCEKPPSIPHGRILGSEFGLDSELKYECEEGYALVGDPTRRCRSDGLWDEPAPRCEVVACDPPEDIGHGFVNGSGFNYDDIVEYVCFEGYTVVGDPVLRCSAQGLWIGAVPQCRPCVCAAPLLKFGAVLGRDRACGDRVHFQCDDGYKLLGPAQATCDKGGLWSPGIPVCSRGRCSVAPPAIPNSVLQGGSSTFPDTVVYRCRPGYRARGYPHLSCGRDGRWAEPRISCDPVSCGKPPAFANSRVEGEVYTFPNQVVYRCDDGFELATQTATLSCLADGTWSKHGVRCRPLPCAPPFNHSVPHLSIAVTGPTPVGGTVTFSCPAGFYLQGSAVAECQPGGNWSPSIASVSCEPVVCEKPPPLPNGIREGDSYNYGDFVIYSCLPGFDIQGDSVQTCQADRTWSGTRPLCLVLRVSPRSRQRNGAGNGGDVPAQCQLLLPCRHAASWPGDASLPGQRHLEPARALL